From one Phocaeicola salanitronis DSM 18170 genomic stretch:
- a CDS encoding sensor histidine kinase encodes METIEQLKRQVESLQDQLRQQEKMATLGLLTAGIVHEIRNPLNFVINFSKLSGDLIKDLEEDIEANTADIDGDDVEDIRDIMESLKENLQKIKEHGDRAISIIQNILLYSRGKEDEFIPTDVCKLVKEYVWLSYHAMRANLKNFNISILEDYGKDIPMMSVVPQDLSRAVLNVMNNACYAVWDKAQNGDADYKPTVSVKVARQAEELVISITDNGVGMSPEVKQRLFETFFTTKPTGQGTGLGMFITRSIIEEKHHGRIEFDSEEGRFTTFSLIIPIKA; translated from the coding sequence ATGGAAACGATAGAACAATTGAAGCGGCAGGTAGAAAGTTTGCAAGACCAGTTAAGGCAGCAGGAAAAAATGGCTACATTGGGTTTGCTTACGGCAGGAATCGTACACGAGATACGTAATCCGTTGAACTTTGTCATCAATTTCAGCAAGCTTTCTGGAGACTTGATAAAAGATTTGGAAGAAGATATCGAAGCCAATACGGCAGATATTGACGGGGATGACGTAGAGGATATCCGGGATATAATGGAAAGCCTGAAAGAGAACCTGCAAAAGATAAAGGAACATGGCGACCGGGCTATCAGCATCATTCAGAATATATTATTGTATTCGCGTGGGAAAGAAGACGAGTTTATTCCGACGGATGTATGCAAGCTGGTAAAGGAATATGTATGGCTTTCGTATCATGCGATGCGGGCAAATCTGAAGAATTTTAATATCTCTATCTTGGAAGATTATGGAAAGGATATTCCGATGATGTCTGTAGTGCCTCAGGATTTGAGCCGTGCCGTATTGAATGTGATGAACAATGCTTGTTATGCTGTGTGGGATAAGGCGCAGAACGGGGATGCCGACTATAAGCCGACGGTCTCGGTCAAGGTGGCACGGCAGGCGGAAGAGTTGGTTATCTCAATCACCGATAATGGGGTAGGGATGAGCCCTGAAGTGAAACAACGGCTGTTCGAGACTTTCTTTACGACCAAGCCTACAGGACAAGGTACGGGGCTGGGAATGTTTATCACCCGTAGTATCATTGAGGAGAAACATCACGGACGCATTGAGTTTGATTCAGAAGAGGGCCGGTTTACTACATTTTCATTAATAATACCGATTAAAGCATGA
- a CDS encoding sensor histidine kinase gives MKRYLLCLVFLLLAGIGQIEAKGGIPFFVNYSPAVYHAHNRNFDIVSDDSGRVYVANFEGVLYYDQTEWHTIHAPGVFRITKLFKDNRGRIWVGGYNLFGYLTSDGNGELELQMVFSKNNKGFLGEVTDIGEKDGKIYVTTSLGDADIQDDSMDGFIVNQDKSDDIRYYKEALVNKRLTLEDGSVLLATAGNGFVMLDKEGNEVYALTEQNGLCNNNVNGIYVDSSGYVWGATDNGLFLVNIHTAYTYFRSNEGLSGEVQSICHTADGLYVGTLQGLFYKEGDVFEPIRAIQHACWQLQQDAAGNVYASTAGGLYAVYGRQARQITGSHTLSAYVCGDGTYYTGEVDGVYQVRQGERKQLNIIEKATYFYVDDDKTLWVRNIYGQVFRCEGDYSGYVILAPENAKGEKDSFNNTLFVQNGIIFVLSHVGLFKWDKAGKKLVEVADRSLWSSDIQYPQFVYPEPGRRVWGTNNDGKNLHIYTKKQGIEEINALLRPIHDLTIGTMETDGDDVWLGGNFGLIHWNMAVKEPDYAKKSHVYIRRIVIDNDSVVWGGFDEGDCLGVTLPFKELSFNSGIRDIKVYFSSDLFSVLGATEYRYRLDAGDEWSDWSTETSARFANPRSGRYTFQVMARDRYGRTMESLTLPLTVRYPVYVRWYSIVLYIVALSLLILFLIRWRMRRLLAEKMRLEHIVEERTSQIRNQKDEIEEKSKKLEIALDDLSKAQYQLIRQEKMATVGALTKGLVDRILNPMNYVNNFSHMSIGLVKDIKDNLDDDQENMTSDIYEDSVDALDMLNTNLKKIEEHGLNTTRILKAMEEMLKDRSVNPTLINLASICRKNIEMLHAYYAEDIAECHIRIESPDKEAMVVAEVDAEQFSKVVMSMLANSMYALRKKRQQGKAFEPLIRLRVFIDADSSQAKVSIYDNGVGIESSIIDKVFDPFFTTKTTAEAVGVGMYLSREIILNHGGDITIQSVKNEYTEFVISVPVHHPENGKKNDADEKGEENN, from the coding sequence ATGAAACGATATCTTCTGTGTCTGGTGTTTTTGCTGCTTGCCGGTATAGGGCAAATAGAGGCAAAGGGCGGGATTCCTTTCTTTGTCAATTATTCTCCTGCGGTTTATCATGCGCACAACCGTAATTTTGATATTGTGAGTGATGATAGCGGGCGGGTGTATGTTGCCAATTTCGAAGGGGTATTGTATTACGACCAGACGGAGTGGCATACGATTCATGCTCCGGGGGTATTCCGGATTACGAAATTATTTAAGGACAACCGGGGACGAATCTGGGTAGGCGGATACAATCTGTTCGGATATCTGACCTCAGACGGGAATGGAGAACTGGAATTGCAGATGGTATTCTCTAAAAACAATAAAGGCTTTTTGGGCGAAGTGACGGATATCGGGGAGAAGGATGGGAAGATTTATGTTACGACTTCGCTGGGTGATGCGGATATTCAGGATGATTCCATGGACGGTTTTATTGTTAATCAGGACAAATCCGATGATATCCGGTATTATAAAGAGGCATTGGTAAACAAGCGGTTGACGCTGGAGGATGGCTCGGTCTTGTTGGCTACGGCTGGAAATGGTTTTGTGATGTTGGATAAAGAGGGGAATGAAGTGTATGCGCTGACAGAGCAAAACGGGTTGTGCAATAACAATGTGAATGGCATTTATGTAGACTCGTCAGGTTATGTGTGGGGAGCTACCGATAATGGTCTTTTTTTAGTAAATATACATACGGCATATACTTATTTCCGCTCTAACGAGGGCTTATCGGGTGAAGTGCAGTCCATTTGCCATACCGCCGACGGGCTTTACGTAGGCACTTTGCAGGGCTTGTTCTACAAGGAAGGTGATGTTTTTGAACCGATTCGGGCAATCCAGCATGCCTGTTGGCAGCTCCAGCAAGATGCGGCAGGGAATGTCTATGCTTCTACGGCTGGCGGCTTGTATGCCGTATATGGCAGGCAGGCACGGCAAATAACGGGCAGCCATACGCTTTCTGCCTATGTTTGCGGAGATGGAACGTATTATACGGGTGAAGTGGATGGTGTTTATCAGGTCCGGCAGGGTGAAAGGAAACAGCTGAACATTATCGAGAAGGCTACCTATTTTTATGTAGATGACGATAAGACGTTGTGGGTAAGGAATATTTATGGACAGGTGTTCCGTTGCGAAGGAGACTATTCCGGGTATGTTATTCTGGCTCCCGAAAATGCCAAAGGGGAGAAAGACAGTTTTAACAATACGCTTTTCGTCCAGAATGGAATCATATTTGTGTTGAGCCATGTAGGGTTGTTTAAGTGGGATAAGGCAGGGAAAAAGTTGGTAGAAGTGGCGGACCGCTCTTTGTGGTCTTCGGATATCCAATATCCCCAGTTTGTTTATCCCGAGCCGGGCCGGCGTGTCTGGGGAACAAATAATGACGGGAAAAACCTGCATATATACACCAAAAAACAAGGGATAGAGGAGATAAATGCCCTTTTGCGTCCCATACATGATTTGACAATAGGAACAATGGAGACCGACGGGGATGATGTATGGTTGGGAGGAAATTTCGGACTGATTCATTGGAATATGGCGGTGAAAGAACCGGATTATGCAAAGAAATCTCATGTATACATCCGGCGCATTGTGATTGATAATGATTCGGTGGTATGGGGCGGATTTGATGAGGGAGACTGCCTGGGGGTTACGCTTCCTTTTAAAGAGCTTTCATTTAATAGCGGCATCCGTGATATCAAGGTGTATTTCTCTTCGGACTTGTTCTCTGTTCTGGGGGCAACGGAATACCGTTACCGGTTGGATGCCGGTGACGAATGGTCGGATTGGAGTACGGAGACTTCGGCACGTTTTGCCAATCCACGTTCGGGGCGTTATACATTTCAGGTTATGGCACGCGACCGGTACGGGCGTACGATGGAATCGTTGACATTGCCTTTAACCGTGCGTTATCCTGTTTATGTACGTTGGTATAGCATCGTATTGTATATCGTTGCACTTTCATTGCTCATCCTGTTTTTGATAAGGTGGCGTATGCGCCGGCTTTTGGCGGAGAAGATGCGTCTGGAGCATATCGTGGAAGAACGGACCTCGCAAATACGTAATCAGAAGGACGAGATTGAAGAAAAATCCAAAAAGCTGGAGATTGCCCTCGATGATTTGAGCAAGGCTCAATACCAGCTTATCCGTCAAGAGAAGATGGCTACGGTGGGTGCGTTGACCAAAGGGCTTGTAGACCGTATTCTGAACCCGATGAATTATGTGAACAATTTCTCGCACATGAGCATCGGGCTGGTAAAAGACATCAAGGATAACCTGGACGATGACCAGGAGAATATGACTTCGGACATTTACGAAGATTCCGTTGACGCACTTGATATGCTGAATACGAACCTGAAGAAGATTGAAGAGCATGGATTGAACACGACGCGTATATTGAAAGCAATGGAGGAAATGCTGAAAGACCGGAGTGTGAATCCGACGCTGATTAATCTGGCATCGATTTGCCGTAAGAATATAGAGATGCTTCATGCGTATTATGCTGAAGATATAGCTGAGTGTCATATCCGGATAGAATCACCGGATAAGGAAGCGATGGTTGTAGCGGAAGTGGATGCAGAACAGTTCAGCAAGGTCGTGATGAGTATGCTGGCAAATAGCATGTATGCGCTTCGGAAAAAACGTCAGCAAGGTAAGGCTTTCGAACCCTTGATACGGTTGCGGGTTTTCATTGATGCCGATTCAAGCCAGGCGAAAGTAAGTATTTATGATAATGGTGTTGGCATTGAGTCCTCTATTATAGACAAGGTATTTGATCCGTTCTTTACCACGAAAACTACGGCAGAAGCGGTGGGAGTAGGTATGTATCTTAGCCGGGAAATCATACTCAATCATGGCGGGGACATAACTATACAATCGGTTAAGAATGAATATACCGAATTTGTTATTTCTGTACCTGTCCACCATCCGGAAAATGGGAAAAAGAATGATGCGGATGAGAAAGGGGAAGAGAATAATTAA